TTCTCTATGTGAATCCCATCAGTGTTGGGACTTGAGGCAGGTGCTGTTATGTAAATTGATTCAATATGGACATCTCTGCAACTATCAAATCTGAAGTTGAACTGGGGGCTGTTCTTGACTCTAAGCCCTTGCACGCTCAGGTTTGAGCTCATAAAGAACCTTATTGCCTGCATTATAAAATTTAGAATGATATTCATACAGTGGTTTTCAGTAGTATAAAGTCAATAGAAGGCATTGAGGCAGTGCGTGCAACTTACAATTGGGCTATCGCATGGTCCAGGCATTGTTGTTCCATTAATCCCCTGAGCCATTGCATATAGGTAATTAACAATTATACTAATCAAAACAATATAATAACAATCTAGTCATATTAAAGATAAAGTACACTATACCTTGTGAGGTTTACAAGGAAGATTCCACCATTTTTCTCCTCTGCCATCTATTGTCCCACCTCCTTGTAGTGACATTTCAGTAATTCTGTAAAAGACCAGCCATTGCCGCCTACTGTTGTTCTTCGGCCAGGAATCAGGTCCATCCGGGGGAGCAAGAGTTCCATCAACCTTCTCGGTGATCCAAAATGAACCCAGTTACTAAAAAGAGTCAAACTTCAAAGGTATAAAAGAGATTCAAACTGGCCCAGAAGGAGCTCACTACCTGAAAGACTAAGCCACCTTGGCAAGGACCTGTAAAAATTGCTGACTGAATCATGAAGGAGAAACCGTAGGGAACAAGGATAACTGCCGAACCACTTTGACATGCCGCATCCCATGCCATCTTGAATGCTTCTGTATCATCTGCTATTCCATCCCCGACAGCACCAAAGTTTCGAACATCATACAAACCAGTATAATTGTAGGGACTCCCACCATTAGGTGGGTCAGCAGgctgaggaggaggagaaggaggttGTGAAATGCTAGATGATTTGTGAGTGTGATTATGCTTGTGTTTTGTATGGTTATGCTTTCTACCTTGGGTGCAAGGAAAGAAGCAAACAAAACAAATGCAGAATATAAGTAATGACAAACGAGAATACTtcattttgagcttaatttagTTCAAGCCTGGAATGATTGGGGAGAACCACTGTACAACTGGTTTCTCACTTGCTGGAACTCAGAAGACTTGGCTTAAATGGATTTGTAAGAATCAATGACTAGATGAAAAGACTTCGTTAGGGTGAATGCACCCAAGTTATGGGAAGGAGATTCTTTTGTGTAGTTGACTACCGCTTAGTACCAGAACAACTTGCAACAATTTGCACAGAATTAACTGAGTTTGGCAATGGAATGCATGCAGATTCAGAAAGGTAGAATtcctgtatatatataatatctgcTAGTGGAATGACTTGTAAAACTTTATCTGCAGctcaagttttttttaatggtttaaGGGGCGGGAACCGACCAATTCCATTTAGGAATTGCTTTTTCTTGAGAATGTGGAATTGCATATAACCATTCTGGAAAAAGGGAAACGGAACTACGAAGAATCAAATGAGTGGGCAATCGATAGCAGTgttttaaataccgtaccgGCCATTGGCCTGGTAcaaatattttacttatttcatATTAGTCTAAATATCGGTGGTAGCGGTCCGTACCAGCCGATATTTcggtttttatttctttatttctttttttttcaaattacaagtttattttttatcaattcaggctaagttatttataatttatatatatatatatatatatgtatttatatataatttattcatatataaactattattttagaatataatttatatatatttatatatataatttgtttatatatcgactatcctgaAACGGTATACAAAACGATATCCgtatcgaaatattttattctagtgCCTTGACTGGTACAGCATCCGGTAGagtactatttaaaacattgatCGATAGTCCCCCTCCCCCATGTTCTTCCCAACTGTCTTCTTAAGAATGACGATTGCAGATATCGTCTATGGTATCAAAATTATTGCTGGAAATTAAAcgatatcagtggatatttgaTGGGTGTAAATTGATTATAAAGTTGCTCATTTTCATCGAGTAGTGGGAATGAAGTAGAAGAACAAGAGCTTGCCATGTTAATTGTGGTACCATGCACGTTGGTAAATTAAAACTTCAATTTTTAGATAATGGTATACGATATTTAGTTCAACACCATCAGAGTACAAAAGAAAGGTTTCATTTTTCTGGGTTTCTTTATGTGATATGTCACACGGAAACTGAGACATCTTACTAACAgattatatagtttttttattggtaCCGCATATTTGAGAACAAAATTTCTATTAATTCTCTGGAGGTGCACCCCAGCAAGAAGTTTCTCACAAATGCATCTTGACTTATCTCAAAGattaaataatattgagatGAGCCTAACTTCGCATATTTAGCAGCTAAACCGTACATCTTTGTCATTCTAGATAGTGGATGAACTTGATTATTGCCATTTGAACTTGATTATTGCTTCCAGATTCATCATGGTGGACTAGTGGAGCTTGACTAAAACATATAGCGTGACATAAATAGACGAATAAAATATACGTTATCTTCTATCAACTAGGCCGAAAGTAAAATAGTTATGTTCCTGTTACATGGCTTGTCCACTAAGAGCTCTTCAATACCTAGACTCATAGAGGATGTACTCCCATAACAATGCCATTCTAACTGGTCAGGGTTTCTCCATATATTGCTTCTTTCACTGATAGCTAGCCACCCATGTTCTGTGATATGTTCTTTATTAAAGAGGCAACAGACCTATGCCTCAACATGATTTCCATTATATTAATCATTTTCTGAAGCTTTCGGTTACTGCTCTTCTCCAACACTCAGTAGTACAGGATGTTCTCTTCACTTACCTAGGCTGGGTTTGATTACTTTGAAATAGACCATGCATGTGGCGTGGGTGTACTATATTCACACTAATTAATAGAAAATGTGTGGGAATAATTAAAGTTAGTTAATgcaaaaaatttataagttgGCATTCAAGATTAAAATGGTCAAAGTATCAATACAAGCTATTTTCTGTATGATCTTCCACATATGTTTGGTAATTAAATATGAAGAAACCCGTGGAATGTAAAGAACCGTATACGAcgaagaaaattttaattagataaAAGAACAAATTAATTCATGTCTAAATGAAAAGGATAACTGACTAGCTTATGTCCTCACATGCATTCAAGACAATTACTAAGACAAATGATCTGAAG
This genomic window from Carya illinoinensis cultivar Pawnee chromosome 7, C.illinoinensisPawnee_v1, whole genome shotgun sequence contains:
- the LOC122315324 gene encoding polygalacturonase At1g48100-like; this encodes MKYSRLSLLIFCICFVCFFPCTQGRKHNHTKHKHNHTHKSSSISQPPSPPPQPADPPNGGSPYNYTGLYDVRNFGAVGDGIADDTEAFKMAWDAACQSGSAVILVPYGFSFMIQSAIFTGPCQGGLVFQVDGTLAPPDGPDSWPKNNSRRQWLVFYRITEMSLQGGGTIDGRGEKWWNLPCKPHKGINGTTMPGPCDSPIAIRFFMSSNLSVQGLRVKNSPQFNFRFDSCRDVHIESIYITAPASSPNTDGIHIENTNDVRIYNSVVSNGDDCVSIGSGCHNVDIRNMTCGPGHGISIGSLGNHNSRACVSNITVSDSVIKVSANGVRIKTWQGGSGAVSGIKFSNIHMDNVRNPIIVDQFYCLSKKCTNQTSAVFVSDILYSNIKGTYDVRSPPMHFACSDSVPCTNLTLTDVELLPAQGDLVLDPFCWNAYGDRQTLTIPPVLCLLEGMPRSLLDNDIGYC